One region of Diabrotica undecimpunctata isolate CICGRU chromosome 6, icDiaUnde3, whole genome shotgun sequence genomic DNA includes:
- the LOC140444479 gene encoding uncharacterized protein: MAATNYLASVPKLLGRENYDDWSFAIENVFVLDGLSKCLEENGKTNADTQNKARAKLSLSIDPSIYVHIREAATALDVWITLKKLYGEKSFTRKIDLLRTLISLRLDNCDSMENYIGQMIETAQKLTRSGFEITSEWIGLLFLAGLPNRFTPMIMALEHSGIQITGDAIKSKLVDMQKDGTSRNAGSEKSTGSAFASQGKFRKHPKDGGDSVENDNKEHVICFGCKQIGHYKNKCPVLKRDFESFRKQQRKPEDKSAFSAVFLNGELNNSDWYIDSGASVHLTSRNDWIKNASQDIQLKEILVANNEKMPVLCVMKCKTFIN; this comes from the coding sequence ATGGCGGCTACGAATTATTTAGCCAGTGTGCCAAAATTACTGGGTCGCGAGAACTATGATGATTGGTCTTTTGCGATTGAAAACGTTTTTGTGCTTGATGGTTTATCGAAATGCCTGGAAGAAAATGGTAAAACAAATGCAGATACGCAGAATAAAGCGAGGGCAAAGCTATCTTTATCCATTGATCCATCCATTTATGTGCATATTCGAGAGGCGGCAACGGCATTGGATGTGtggataacattaaaaaaactgtaTGGCGAGAAAAGTTTTACACGAAAAATTGATTTACTTAGGACTCTCATAAGTTTGCGGTTGGATAATTGTGACAGTATGGAGAATTATATAGGGCAGATGATTGAAACAGCCCAGAAATTAACTCGGAGTGGATTCGAAATTACTAGTGAGTGGATTGGTTTATTGTTTCTTGCAGGATTGCCAAACAGATTCACCCCAATGATAATGGCTCTGGAACATTCTGGAATTCAAATTACAGGGGATGCAATAAAGTCCAAGTTAGTTGATATGCAGAAAGATGGAACAAGTAGGAACGCGGGCAGCGAGAAATCTACTGGTAGTGCTTTTGCCAGTCAAGGCAAGTTCCGAAAACATCCCAAAGACGGCGGTGACAGTGTTGAAAATGACAATAAAGAACATGTGATTTGTTTTGGATGTAAACAAATAGGTCATTACAAAAACAAGTGCCCAGTTTTGAAAAGGGATTTTGAGAGTTTTCGAAAACAGCAGAGAAAACCGGAGGATAAGAGTGCTTTTAGTGCGGTCTTTTTAAATGGTGAATTAAACAATTCAGATTGGTATATTGACTCTGGAGCAAGTGTGCATTTAACGTCAAGAAATGACTGGATAAAAAATGCATCCCAGGATATACAGCTCAAAGAAATTTTAGTAGCCAACAATGAAAAAATGCCAGTGTTGTGTGTAATGAAATGCAAAACCTTTATAAACTAG
- the LOC140444480 gene encoding uncharacterized protein, with protein sequence MHWKATFENFISSVIDVSEDEKFKLLVSYVSNNIYKLISDCRKYSEAKSILKAAFVKPKNEIFARHILMTKKQQTGENIGQYVQHLKVLSKDCNFLAVSADQNREDYIRDSFINGILSNDIIQRLLENNTITLQDAIVKAQSLESASKHSEAYTTPVQIINAISSETREHTNYTSAAVKSWKCYFCGSTERHPRSLCPARDTVCKKCSKVGHFSKVCRLQVPNSVSAAVLATTTSSSNVRNLAAAP encoded by the coding sequence ATGCATTGGAAAGCTACCTTTGAAAACTTTATTTCCTCTGTGATTGATGTTTCAGAGGATGAGAAATTCAAACTACTGGTAAGTTACGTGAGCAACAATATCTATAAACTTATCTCTGATTGTAGAAAGTATTCTGAAGCCAAAAGTATTCTCAAAGCAGCTTTTGTTAAAcccaaaaatgaaatttttgccAGACATATCCTaatgacaaaaaaacaacaaactgGTGAAAATATAGGTCAATACGTTCAACATCTTAAAGTGCTTTCCAAAGACTGTAATTTTCTAGCCGTTTCTGCAGACCAAAatagagaagattatataagagACTCTTTTATTAATGGCATTCTTTCTAATGACATAATACAACGTTTACTAGAAAACAACACTATTACTCTGCAAGATGCCATAGTGAAAGCCCAGTCTCTGGAGTCAGCTTCAAAACACTCTGAGGCTTATACAACTCCTGTACAAATTATTAATGCAATTTCTTCCGAAACCAGAGAGCACACAAATTATACTTCTGCTGCTGTGAAAAGTTGGAAATGTTACTTTTGTGGATCAACTGAAAGGCATCCTCGTAGCCTATGCCCTGCTAGAGACACAGTTTGTAAGAAATGCTCGAAAGTTGGACATTTTTCCAAGGTATGTAGGCTTCAGGTGCCCAATTCAGTATCAGCTGCTGTTTTAGCTACTACTACATCTAGTTCCAATGTTAGAAATCTTGCTGCTGCCCCTTAA